The following proteins come from a genomic window of Microscilla marina ATCC 23134:
- a CDS encoding SpoIIE family protein phosphatase produces the protein MTHALATYTSLWLIAALLLLNIHLPFAQSTTTSEPLLTLNNSDFDDLDLTPYLQVLADPTHKLSFSDIKHQYNRQFTPLRGYQKPINSNYTYWVKLRLHNTSIRFIKGFLHLGVNDTTHVYIYDHQAAAFQDRQNTGVMIDFKDRLHGLGNWYDQLAEVRLTPQGLYTIYYKIHNYPSQVIDFQTKLVTDQSQQAHNKRQNFTQGVFHGFFWLIFFIAITVFISTKEVVYLLFALQTISFSIGYLPSYGYLSFISHNNIHDYIIWLVASQLAGISYIQFMRVVLHTRQLSKYIDYALVLMIITRLMALFISGVLLYQYKHAVATNMLSIINLVNMVAGITIIVIVYNRGATFAKYLLVGSFLFLAGLTLNSVASLGLITDIEPGLFLQAGILWQNIMFGAGLGHNIYLNFKKEQEAQLKILSLEKNAKRELEQKVAERTQELKKANSEILTQNEELQQQQEEVLSQQDFIATKNKELARTNHKLDSSIRAANNIQQAILPHQSKFDQLLNDYFIIYQPKDVVSGDFYWINPIKTHPHQDTFPRPANPSVLTHTHKVVLAAVDCTGHGVPGAFMSLIGHMLLDRIVNVLKITNPAKILTRLDNEVLNILTKNGVHSDGGMDMSIVVVEKLPDGQTQIDFAGAKSHLVYVDANDATLKEIKGSRRAIGREIKHPLGFENHRLTLPANSLLYLKSDGFTDQNNVKRRKFGTRRLKHTLAKIHHLPLLEQKVFLNTLLERYMRDTEQRDDILLIGVRL, from the coding sequence ATGACTCACGCTCTTGCTACATATACCTCATTATGGCTTATTGCTGCATTATTGCTGTTAAATATACATTTGCCTTTTGCTCAATCTACCACGACAAGTGAGCCACTACTAACCCTTAATAACTCTGATTTTGATGATTTAGACCTTACACCTTACCTTCAAGTACTTGCCGACCCTACCCACAAGTTATCATTTTCAGATATTAAACATCAATACAACCGACAGTTTACTCCCCTTCGTGGCTACCAAAAGCCTATCAACTCAAACTATACTTATTGGGTAAAGTTGAGGTTGCACAATACCAGTATTCGTTTTATCAAAGGTTTTTTACACTTAGGGGTCAATGATACTACCCATGTGTATATATATGACCATCAGGCAGCCGCTTTTCAAGATAGACAAAATACTGGGGTTATGATTGACTTTAAAGACCGACTGCATGGGTTGGGCAACTGGTACGATCAACTTGCCGAAGTACGCCTGACTCCTCAGGGCTTGTATACCATCTATTACAAAATACACAATTACCCTTCTCAGGTTATAGATTTTCAGACCAAGCTAGTAACCGACCAAAGTCAACAAGCCCATAACAAACGACAAAATTTTACGCAAGGGGTATTTCATGGCTTTTTTTGGCTTATTTTTTTCATTGCCATTACCGTTTTTATTAGTACCAAAGAGGTAGTTTATCTGTTGTTTGCCTTACAAACTATTAGTTTTTCTATAGGCTACCTCCCTAGTTATGGGTATTTAAGTTTTATAAGCCACAATAACATTCATGATTATATTATATGGCTGGTGGCAAGCCAATTAGCAGGGATTTCTTATATCCAGTTTATGCGGGTGGTGCTTCATACTCGCCAACTATCAAAGTATATAGACTATGCCCTTGTGTTGATGATTATCACCCGCTTAATGGCTTTGTTCATCAGTGGGGTATTACTCTATCAATACAAGCACGCTGTGGCTACTAATATGTTGTCAATCATCAACCTGGTAAATATGGTAGCAGGCATCACAATAATAGTGATTGTTTATAATAGGGGAGCTACTTTTGCCAAGTACCTGTTGGTGGGTAGTTTTTTGTTTTTGGCTGGTTTAACCCTCAACAGTGTCGCTTCATTGGGGCTTATTACTGATATTGAACCAGGTTTATTTTTACAGGCAGGCATTTTGTGGCAAAACATTATGTTTGGTGCTGGATTGGGACACAATATTTACCTTAATTTTAAGAAAGAACAAGAAGCCCAGCTCAAGATTCTCTCACTGGAAAAGAATGCCAAAAGAGAGCTGGAACAAAAAGTAGCAGAACGTACTCAAGAACTCAAGAAAGCCAACAGTGAGATACTGACCCAAAATGAGGAACTACAACAACAACAAGAGGAGGTATTGAGCCAACAAGACTTTATTGCGACCAAAAACAAAGAACTTGCCCGTACCAACCACAAACTAGATAGCAGCATCAGGGCCGCCAATAATATTCAGCAAGCTATTTTGCCTCACCAAAGTAAGTTTGATCAACTCCTCAACGACTACTTTATCATCTATCAGCCTAAAGATGTGGTGTCGGGCGATTTTTATTGGATCAACCCTATCAAAACTCACCCACATCAAGACACTTTTCCTCGCCCTGCCAACCCTTCAGTGCTTACCCATACTCACAAGGTAGTGTTGGCAGCAGTAGATTGTACCGGGCACGGGGTACCAGGTGCTTTTATGTCGTTGATTGGGCACATGCTGCTCGATCGAATTGTAAATGTTCTAAAGATTACTAATCCAGCAAAAATCCTGACACGTCTGGATAACGAAGTATTGAATATATTAACCAAAAACGGGGTGCATAGCGATGGAGGAATGGATATGTCTATAGTAGTAGTAGAAAAACTGCCTGATGGGCAAACCCAAATCGATTTTGCTGGTGCTAAAAGTCATTTGGTTTATGTTGATGCAAACGATGCTACCCTTAAGGAAATAAAAGGCAGTAGAAGAGCCATAGGCAGAGAAATAAAACACCCTTTGGGCTTTGAAAACCACCGCCTTACCCTGCCTGCCAATAGCTTGCTCTACCTCAAATCAGACGGTTTTACTGATCAAAATAATGTCAAAAGGCGAAAGTTTGGTACTCGTCGTCTCAAACACACCCTGGCAAAAATACACCACTTGCCTTTGCTCGAGCAAAAAGTATTTTTAAACACGCTACTGGAACGCTACATGCGCGATACCGAGCAACGTGATGATATTTTATTGATTGGAGTAAGGCTATAG
- a CDS encoding NHLP family bacteriocin export ABC transporter peptidase/permease/ATPase subunit, with translation MSEQKINTTAKVQKTKRAKTPNLLQMEAVECGAASLAMVLGHYGKYLPLEQLRYDCDVTRDGSKASNILKAARKQGLKAKGYRKDPEELLQMPMPTIIHWNFNHFLVLEGINRSKDRVYLNDPAQGHRVVSYAEFDEAFTGVVLTFEPEPHFTKGGRKPQIWHAIRERIKGYKKDLLFVVLVGLLMVVPGLAIPVFLQLFVDEILVEGLNDWLIPLIMGMGVAALLQGVLEWLKNRYLLRLETKMSLATSSKFFWHVLRLPVDFFQQRYAGDIGSRVETNSDVSELLSRQFARNFLDLLLIVFFFVIMLQYDVVLSLVGLGFALVNILALRLVAEKREESYSQFQQAEGKLTGVAMSGLQMIETIKASGGEDDFFRKWAGYMTKVVNAEQKNASWGIFLNAVPTVLSALTTITILTLGSIRVMDGYMTIGMLVAFQSLMASFSEPVENLVNLGGKLQEAKGDMNRLDDIMKAPIDEQTEQNAHKFEHGQSFDYSIITKKLEGYIEFRNVTFGYSRYAEPLIEDFNLKIEPGERVALVGGSGSGKSTLAKLLAGLYQPWSGEILLDGKPRNSIPREVVNNSLAMVDQDIFLFEGATKEILTLWDNTIPDYLITQAAKDACIHDVIGSRKDGYEGYIAEAGKNLSGGQRQRLEIARALVGNPSVLVLDEATSALDPLTEKEIENNIRRRSCSVLVVAHRLSTIRDSDEIIVLRYGKIVERGTHEELKAKEAAYAALIKM, from the coding sequence ATGAGCGAACAAAAGATAAATACTACGGCTAAGGTTCAAAAAACTAAAAGAGCCAAAACCCCCAATTTGCTGCAAATGGAAGCCGTAGAATGTGGAGCTGCTTCTTTGGCGATGGTGTTGGGGCACTATGGCAAATATTTACCTTTAGAGCAATTGCGCTACGATTGTGATGTAACTCGTGATGGTAGCAAGGCAAGTAATATTCTAAAAGCTGCTCGTAAGCAGGGGCTCAAAGCCAAAGGTTATCGCAAAGACCCCGAAGAGTTGTTGCAAATGCCTATGCCCACTATTATTCACTGGAACTTTAACCATTTTTTGGTACTGGAAGGCATCAACCGAAGCAAAGATCGGGTATATCTCAACGACCCCGCTCAAGGGCACAGGGTGGTATCTTATGCCGAGTTTGACGAAGCTTTTACTGGAGTAGTCCTTACTTTTGAGCCTGAGCCACATTTTACGAAAGGTGGACGAAAACCCCAAATATGGCATGCCATTAGAGAACGTATCAAGGGCTATAAAAAAGATTTGCTGTTTGTAGTATTGGTGGGGCTATTGATGGTTGTACCAGGACTTGCCATTCCTGTATTTTTACAACTCTTTGTAGACGAAATTCTGGTAGAAGGGCTTAATGATTGGCTCATTCCATTGATTATGGGTATGGGGGTTGCAGCGTTGCTCCAGGGGGTGCTTGAGTGGCTCAAAAACCGTTATTTACTGCGTTTAGAAACCAAAATGAGTCTGGCTACTTCTTCAAAGTTTTTTTGGCATGTATTGCGGTTGCCTGTCGATTTTTTTCAACAACGCTACGCTGGAGATATTGGCTCAAGAGTAGAAACCAACAGTGATGTCTCAGAATTGCTTTCTCGGCAGTTTGCCCGCAATTTTCTTGATTTGCTGCTCATCGTATTTTTCTTTGTAATTATGCTACAGTACGATGTGGTATTGTCATTGGTAGGCTTAGGGTTTGCTTTGGTCAATATTCTGGCGCTTCGATTAGTGGCAGAGAAACGCGAAGAAAGTTATAGTCAGTTTCAACAAGCAGAAGGTAAATTGACTGGTGTGGCTATGAGTGGTTTGCAAATGATAGAAACGATCAAAGCAAGTGGAGGAGAGGATGATTTTTTTAGAAAATGGGCGGGTTATATGACCAAGGTGGTCAATGCTGAACAAAAAAATGCAAGCTGGGGTATATTCCTCAATGCAGTGCCTACTGTACTGAGTGCACTTACTACCATTACTATATTGACTCTAGGCAGTATACGGGTAATGGATGGCTACATGACCATTGGTATGTTGGTGGCTTTTCAGAGCCTGATGGCGAGTTTCTCAGAACCAGTAGAAAACCTGGTAAACCTGGGTGGAAAGCTACAGGAAGCTAAGGGCGATATGAACCGCCTCGATGATATAATGAAAGCCCCTATTGACGAGCAAACCGAGCAAAACGCGCATAAGTTTGAGCATGGTCAAAGTTTTGACTACAGCATTATTACTAAAAAACTGGAGGGATATATTGAGTTTCGTAATGTTACTTTTGGCTACAGTCGTTATGCTGAGCCTTTGATAGAAGATTTTAATCTAAAAATAGAACCTGGTGAACGGGTAGCTTTAGTAGGTGGATCGGGTAGCGGTAAATCTACTCTTGCCAAGTTGTTGGCAGGGTTGTATCAACCCTGGAGTGGAGAGATATTACTAGATGGCAAACCCCGAAATTCTATCCCACGTGAAGTAGTCAATAACTCGTTGGCTATGGTAGACCAAGACATTTTTCTGTTTGAAGGTGCTACCAAAGAAATATTGACTTTATGGGACAATACCATTCCTGATTATTTGATTACACAAGCTGCTAAAGATGCCTGTATTCATGATGTAATAGGTTCACGTAAAGATGGTTATGAGGGGTATATTGCCGAAGCTGGCAAAAACCTGAGCGGAGGACAACGGCAACGCCTGGAGATTGCCCGTGCGCTGGTAGGTAATCCGTCGGTACTGGTGTTGGATGAAGCAACCAGTGCGCTCGATCCATTGACTGAGAAAGAAATAGAAAACAACATCCGCCGTCGCTCTTGCTCAGTATTGGTAGTAGCTCATCGTTTAAGTACCATTCGTGATAGTGATGAAATAATTGTGCTGCGTTATGGCAAAATTGTAGAGCGGGGTACTCACGAAGAACTCAAAGCAAAGGAGGCTGCTTATGCTGCATTAATAAAGATGTGA
- a CDS encoding leucine-rich repeat domain-containing protein, with protein MKTFFCSFSFLIVFMFAAQAQKYKGYKSMKDALKNPEAVHKLNISNQQLTSLPKGIDRLPGLLVLGVSGNKIEVLPSTIDKLQQLEELWFNHNHLHTLPESIGKLKKLHELWLNHNHLTKLPESIGELDHLEDLWLDHNQLTVLPESIGKLEHLGILNLGHNDLIELPESISKLQNLKSLYLNKNKLAVLPESIGLLQNLQYLDAQSNRLQSIPEEIGQLKNLKYLSVDGNHLAVVPESIGELEHLKELHLSHNRLTFLPASIAQLKTLKDLYLLYNKLTGLPPGFGKLQHLKDINLSHNRITTFPIAITKLTQLKSLALDSNQLTSLPANVGNLEQLEVLSLNDNQLIKLPKSIGKLTNLTTLSLINNKLTDVPIEIQNLPNLEYLVLEGNPISKKKLKKIQKRLPNCTIDF; from the coding sequence GTGAAAACATTCTTTTGTTCTTTCTCTTTTCTAATAGTATTTATGTTTGCTGCCCAAGCACAAAAATACAAAGGGTATAAGTCTATGAAAGACGCCCTTAAAAATCCTGAAGCTGTACACAAACTCAATATAAGCAATCAACAACTCACAAGTTTACCCAAAGGCATTGACCGCCTCCCTGGTTTGTTGGTGTTGGGGGTTTCGGGCAACAAGATAGAGGTGTTGCCTTCTACGATCGACAAGTTACAACAACTCGAAGAACTTTGGTTCAATCACAACCATTTGCATACTTTGCCCGAAAGCATAGGTAAGCTAAAAAAACTCCATGAACTTTGGCTCAACCATAATCACCTAACTAAGTTGCCCGAAAGTATAGGCGAGCTCGATCATCTGGAAGATTTATGGCTTGACCATAACCAACTGACTGTTTTGCCCGAAAGCATAGGTAAACTGGAACATTTGGGTATTTTAAACCTGGGGCACAACGACCTCATCGAGTTGCCCGAAAGCATAAGCAAACTACAAAACCTGAAGAGTCTTTACCTCAACAAAAACAAGCTCGCAGTGCTGCCCGAAAGCATTGGCTTGTTGCAAAACCTGCAATACCTCGATGCTCAATCGAATCGTTTGCAAAGTATACCCGAAGAAATAGGCCAACTCAAAAACCTGAAGTACCTTTCGGTAGATGGAAACCACCTGGCTGTAGTGCCCGAAAGCATAGGCGAACTAGAGCACCTCAAAGAACTTCACTTGTCGCACAACCGCCTTACTTTTTTGCCCGCAAGCATTGCTCAACTCAAAACCCTCAAAGATTTATACTTATTGTATAACAAACTTACTGGTTTGCCACCTGGTTTTGGCAAACTTCAACACCTGAAAGACATTAATCTATCACATAATAGAATCACTACTTTTCCTATAGCAATTACTAAGCTTACCCAGCTTAAATCATTGGCTTTAGACAGTAACCAGCTAACGTCATTACCCGCAAATGTGGGTAACCTTGAACAGTTAGAGGTACTTTCGCTCAACGACAATCAACTCATCAAGTTACCTAAGTCTATAGGCAAGCTTACCAATCTCACCACCTTGTCATTGATCAATAACAAACTTACCGATGTACCTATTGAGATTCAAAACCTGCCCAACCTGGAATATTTAGTGTTGGAAGGCAACCCTATTTCAAAGAAAAAACTGAAAAAAATTCAAAAACGACTACCTAATTGTACTATAGATTTTTAA
- a CDS encoding RpnC/YadD family protein, producing MSNQYDKIFKENIGEHFLSLSKTYLGIEVASSEELKDKLQTTLEREADFLRKITTPKGEQMIIQLEFQSTDEQGMAERMQLYFAILRQKYKLPIRQFVIYVGSKPPKMRTRLKPEEVFTGFELLDLRQVSYTQWLESDIPEEVLLAVLGDFQQKKVSTVLKQIISKIVKLIDDPGTLQKYIRQLATFARLRNLVIETEQTLEYMGLTYDIEKDVFYQRGVKKGQQEGIEKGHQEGIEKGITQGVVKMVIALLKSGKMPLEEVARIAELSVIDVQKMADQIKKPDS from the coding sequence ATGAGCAATCAATATGACAAGATATTTAAGGAAAACATTGGCGAACACTTTTTGTCTTTGAGCAAAACCTACTTAGGTATAGAAGTAGCAAGCAGTGAAGAACTCAAAGATAAATTGCAAACTACGCTGGAGCGAGAAGCTGATTTTTTGAGAAAAATAACGACACCTAAGGGTGAACAAATGATTATTCAGTTGGAATTTCAGTCTACCGATGAACAGGGCATGGCAGAGCGAATGCAACTGTATTTTGCTATTTTGCGACAGAAATATAAACTTCCCATACGCCAGTTTGTGATTTATGTAGGCAGCAAACCGCCCAAAATGCGTACTCGCCTAAAGCCAGAAGAGGTTTTTACAGGGTTTGAATTGCTTGACTTGAGGCAAGTCAGTTATACCCAATGGCTTGAATCAGATATTCCTGAAGAAGTCTTGCTGGCGGTACTGGGTGATTTTCAGCAAAAAAAAGTATCAACTGTTTTGAAACAAATAATTTCAAAAATTGTCAAACTAATTGATGACCCTGGTACGTTACAAAAGTATATCAGGCAACTTGCTACCTTTGCCCGATTGAGAAATTTAGTAATTGAAACCGAACAAACATTAGAATATATGGGACTTACTTATGACATTGAAAAGGATGTTTTTTACCAAAGAGGGGTGAAAAAAGGCCAACAAGAAGGAATAGAAAAAGGTCATCAAGAAGGAATAGAGAAGGGTATTACACAAGGCGTAGTTAAAATGGTCATTGCCTTACTCAAATCAGGCAAGATGCCTTTGGAAGAAGTAGCGCGTATTGCCGAACTTTCTGTAATAGACGTTCAAAAAATGGCTGATCAAATCAAAAAGCCCGACTCCTGA
- a CDS encoding amidohydrolase yields MNTVSETLSASQLSHFRKTLHQYPEVSNQEHQTAQRVVDFLKKYSPKQLLEQVGGTGVVATFEGAQPGKHVLIRCELDALPIAEINDFAHKSISEGVGHKCGHDGHMAIVAGLAPFLQDLPKGKVSLLFQPAEETGEGALQMLDDEKFKAIQPDYVFALHNLPGSPLHQILVKPGAFSAASKGMIVRLIGETSHAAEPQDGKSPALAMAAIVQMLDGLPTAHSFEDFTLITVVHALLGEIAFGTTPGYAEVRATLRTFSNKDMQKLTNEAVSQAQAIAQKYDLGIEIAWTEAFAAAVNNVACVETIKKVAKSHELELKQVTAPMKWSEDFGQFTERYPGALFGLGAGEHHPQLHNPDYDFPDEILSTGIAMFWGIIQESL; encoded by the coding sequence ATGAATACAGTATCCGAAACACTTTCAGCCTCTCAACTCAGTCACTTTCGCAAAACCCTGCATCAATACCCAGAAGTGTCAAACCAAGAGCATCAAACCGCCCAACGGGTAGTTGATTTTCTTAAAAAATACTCGCCCAAGCAATTGCTAGAGCAAGTAGGAGGCACTGGTGTAGTAGCCACTTTTGAAGGAGCTCAGCCAGGCAAACATGTATTGATTCGTTGCGAGCTAGATGCTTTGCCCATAGCCGAAATCAATGATTTTGCCCATAAGTCTATCAGCGAAGGAGTGGGGCATAAGTGTGGGCACGATGGGCATATGGCGATAGTAGCTGGCTTGGCGCCTTTTTTACAAGATTTGCCAAAGGGCAAGGTAAGTTTACTTTTTCAGCCTGCTGAAGAAACTGGAGAGGGGGCTTTACAAATGTTAGACGACGAAAAATTTAAGGCAATTCAGCCCGATTATGTGTTTGCGCTGCACAACCTACCAGGCAGCCCATTACATCAAATATTAGTAAAACCGGGTGCTTTTAGTGCAGCATCTAAAGGGATGATTGTTAGGCTCATAGGAGAAACATCGCATGCGGCTGAGCCTCAAGATGGTAAAAGCCCGGCATTGGCAATGGCAGCTATTGTGCAAATGTTGGATGGTTTACCCACAGCCCACAGTTTTGAAGATTTCACACTTATTACTGTTGTCCATGCCCTTTTGGGCGAAATAGCTTTTGGTACTACTCCGGGCTATGCCGAAGTAAGGGCTACCTTGCGTACTTTCTCAAACAAAGACATGCAAAAGCTTACCAATGAGGCAGTAAGTCAGGCCCAAGCCATTGCTCAAAAATATGACTTAGGCATTGAAATAGCCTGGACTGAAGCCTTTGCTGCCGCAGTGAATAATGTGGCTTGTGTAGAAACTATTAAAAAAGTAGCCAAAAGCCACGAACTGGAGCTGAAACAGGTAACTGCCCCTATGAAATGGTCAGAAGACTTTGGTCAGTTTACCGAACGTTATCCAGGGGCATTGTTTGGATTAGGGGCAGGCGAGCATCACCCACAATTACATAATCCAGATTATGACTTTCCAGACGAAATATTATCTACAGGTATAGCCATGTTTTGGGGCATTATACAAGAGAGTCTATAG
- a CDS encoding insecticidal toxin complex, whose amino-acid sequence MQTGDNALKAVGMPECHGRQFLDAAEQQKTIIMSRAPGKYATKLIEEGYASKGFHNKAKSCNWGPMAGFVNTHPLFSKAGLTVDGQNSQKKSIKKAFKAGAQSTQVVISEARRLELINDLRLLREVPEDSGLKLFREMNKLNGLTPTCYKFSPLMTHVKGDYVKEASGYRFYLKERFLRTSDEFTSWQSAFVNTSLPKLWEVYYTVPEKPAVFLPVKSFVDPNFKKVNMDDYMSDRIIHLYATTADFDLFSVWVDRTLVQQQMAQYKLDGKPEKAEELELMSREMDMRPAATLTLFSYSATEVHEDAEVGNITPRLSLLKNILNEKFKKNCGYNMGNLVHHSDEAGRPKIDDVDYPFIAFLPDNNEVATAYKSRIITIDGNGDYETVKREFKGLIDKAVNANFRVCLNPGWAKDLGEDKYLQYIIASNPKNNPFRKHYKEPTVVG is encoded by the coding sequence ATGCAAACAGGAGACAATGCACTTAAAGCAGTAGGCATGCCTGAGTGTCATGGAAGACAGTTTTTGGATGCTGCCGAGCAACAAAAAACCATTATCATGTCACGAGCACCTGGCAAGTATGCCACTAAGCTTATAGAAGAAGGATATGCCTCTAAGGGCTTTCATAATAAAGCCAAGTCTTGTAACTGGGGCCCTATGGCGGGTTTTGTAAATACTCATCCATTATTTAGCAAGGCGGGGCTTACTGTAGACGGACAAAATAGCCAGAAAAAAAGCATTAAAAAAGCGTTCAAAGCTGGGGCACAATCCACTCAGGTGGTGATTTCGGAAGCGCGTCGTCTGGAACTCATCAATGACTTAAGATTGCTAAGAGAAGTACCCGAAGATTCAGGTTTGAAGCTATTTCGTGAAATGAACAAGCTAAATGGTTTGACCCCAACCTGTTACAAGTTTTCGCCACTAATGACCCACGTCAAGGGCGATTATGTCAAAGAAGCTTCAGGTTATCGTTTTTACCTCAAAGAACGTTTTTTGCGTACTTCGGACGAATTTACAAGTTGGCAAAGTGCTTTTGTCAATACCTCATTGCCCAAACTCTGGGAGGTATACTACACCGTTCCCGAAAAACCAGCCGTATTCTTACCTGTCAAGTCATTTGTTGATCCTAACTTTAAAAAAGTAAATATGGATGATTATATGAGTGACAGAATTATTCACTTATATGCCACTACTGCCGATTTTGACTTGTTTTCGGTGTGGGTAGACCGCACTTTGGTGCAGCAGCAAATGGCGCAATACAAACTCGATGGAAAGCCCGAAAAGGCTGAGGAGCTGGAGTTGATGTCCAGAGAAATGGATATGCGCCCAGCGGCTACCCTTACCCTCTTTAGTTACTCTGCCACCGAAGTGCACGAAGATGCAGAGGTGGGTAACATTACTCCCCGCCTCTCTTTACTTAAAAATATATTGAATGAAAAGTTCAAAAAAAACTGCGGGTATAATATGGGCAACTTGGTACACCATAGTGATGAGGCTGGGCGCCCAAAAATAGATGATGTAGACTATCCTTTTATTGCTTTTTTGCCCGATAACAACGAGGTGGCCACTGCCTATAAAAGCAGAATTATTACCATAGATGGCAACGGAGATTATGAAACGGTCAAGCGAGAGTTTAAAGGCTTGATAGACAAGGCAGTGAATGCAAATTTTAGGGTATGCTTGAACCCTGGTTGGGCTAAAGACCTGGGTGAAGATAAATATTTGCAATACATCATTGCTTCTAATCCTAAAAACAATCCTTTCAGAAAACATTACAAAGAACCTACTGTGGTAGGCTAA